The following proteins are encoded in a genomic region of Acidobacteriaceae bacterium:
- the thiL gene encoding thiamine-phosphate kinase, whose amino-acid sequence MPLTQSSTSIPSQPASDLPARAPSAPPHGELAWIERIRQRAATTARGAGALRLGIGDDCAILAPPRGHEIVVTTDLSLEGRHFRRDWHPARSVGHRALARGLSDLAAMGARPLAAFLSIAIPRAIAAEAKWVEGFLDGLLALAAATKTPLAGGDTAEASCNDITIDIVLLGATPTGRALRRTGAQPGDRIFVTGALGGSAAELATLSSKTDRTTTRVPHSSAGAPFTRGLIAVEWAGKKPRTTGPSSPDHPHLYPQPRLAAGQSILRRRLASACIDLSDGLSTDLAHLCTASNVAAEIETALLPLHPLTRTQSPEAALHSALHGGEDYELLFTAPPSASVPRNIAGVPLTRIGEIRRAGRNRPLMATIAADGTRTPLEPGGWEHLK is encoded by the coding sequence ATGCCCCTGACGCAGAGTTCAACCAGCATTCCCTCACAACCCGCCTCAGACCTCCCTGCCCGGGCGCCTTCAGCGCCGCCCCACGGCGAACTCGCCTGGATTGAACGCATTCGCCAGCGCGCCGCCACCACTGCCCGGGGTGCCGGAGCCCTCCGCCTTGGCATCGGTGACGACTGCGCGATCCTCGCCCCGCCCCGCGGTCACGAGATCGTCGTCACAACGGATCTCTCCCTCGAAGGCCGGCACTTCCGCCGCGACTGGCACCCCGCCCGCTCCGTCGGCCACCGCGCCCTGGCCCGCGGCCTCTCCGACCTCGCCGCCATGGGCGCTCGTCCGCTCGCCGCCTTTCTGTCTATCGCCATCCCCCGCGCCATCGCCGCCGAAGCCAAATGGGTCGAAGGCTTTCTCGACGGCCTGCTCGCCCTCGCCGCCGCCACCAAAACCCCTCTCGCCGGCGGCGATACCGCCGAGGCCTCCTGCAACGACATCACCATCGACATCGTCCTTCTCGGCGCCACGCCCACCGGCCGCGCCCTCCGTCGCACCGGAGCCCAGCCCGGCGACCGCATCTTCGTCACCGGAGCCCTCGGTGGCTCCGCCGCTGAGCTCGCTACGCTCTCCTCTAAAACCGACCGAACAACGACCCGGGTGCCCCATTCATCCGCGGGTGCCCCATTCACACGCGGTCTCATCGCGGTTGAGTGGGCCGGCAAGAAGCCTCGAACCACCGGCCCGTCATCCCCAGACCACCCTCACCTCTACCCGCAGCCTCGCCTCGCCGCCGGCCAATCCATCCTCCGCCGCCGTCTCGCCTCCGCCTGCATCGACCTCTCCGACGGCCTTTCTACCGACCTCGCCCACCTCTGCACCGCCTCCAACGTCGCCGCCGAGATCGAGACTGCTCTCCTCCCACTGCATCCGCTCACGCGCACGCAATCACCCGAGGCGGCGCTCCACTCCGCGCTTCACGGCGGCGAGGACTACGAGCTCCTCTTCACCGCACCACCCTCCGCCTCCGTCCCGCGCAACATCGCCGGCGTCCCACTCACCCGCATCGGCGAAATCCGCCGCGCCGGTCGCAACCGTCCGCTCATGGCCACAATCGCCGCCGACGGCACACGCACGCCTCTCGAACCAGGCGGCTGGGAGCACCTGAAATAA
- a CDS encoding PQQ-dependent sugar dehydrogenase: protein MFRLNRLLFVSALCGAALTATAQQPLLTGQPAFTDWAQQQPGVRHKITLADLPAPNPAEAVDNGPQVIPKPADAWPTAPAGFKVTLYAGGDSTPMQRSENKRETHQATEGTFVMPRLIRFAPNGDLFLADSQAGTIFVLRGLRPDGKAQTIEKFATGLDHPFGIAFYPLGPNPQWVYVGNATTIARFPYHAGDLHATSGPQTIIPDIPGYAQLRGGGHWTRDVVFTADGRHMLVSVGSGSNVDDADTHPREFHRADVLEYTPDGKFEEVYAHGIRNCVGEAINPETHQLWCSVNERDNLGNHLVPDYVTSVPEGSFFGWPWYYMGGHRDPRLEDPCANGTGPNPQLKQPLDPSQAASCKREDIHAQVRTPDVLVQPHMASLEMNFYPDHGGSFPTAFDGGAFAAEHGSWNRKNRAGYNVIFIPMHNGHATGEYDDFLDGFVTKDGQVWGRPVGVAVAPDGSLFVTDDGSRSVWHVTYTGK, encoded by the coding sequence ATGTTCAGGCTGAATCGTCTTCTCTTCGTTTCCGCGCTCTGCGGAGCTGCCCTTACCGCGACCGCGCAACAGCCCCTTCTCACTGGCCAGCCCGCGTTCACCGACTGGGCGCAACAGCAGCCCGGCGTTCGCCACAAGATCACCCTCGCCGACCTGCCCGCACCCAATCCCGCGGAAGCCGTCGACAACGGCCCGCAGGTCATACCGAAGCCCGCGGACGCCTGGCCCACCGCTCCCGCCGGCTTCAAAGTCACGCTCTACGCCGGCGGAGACTCCACGCCAATGCAGCGCAGCGAGAACAAGCGCGAGACGCACCAGGCCACCGAAGGCACCTTCGTCATGCCGCGCCTCATCCGCTTCGCGCCCAACGGAGATCTCTTCCTCGCCGACTCTCAGGCCGGCACGATCTTCGTACTTCGCGGCCTGCGTCCCGACGGCAAAGCGCAAACCATCGAAAAGTTTGCCACCGGCCTTGACCACCCCTTCGGCATCGCCTTCTACCCGCTCGGCCCCAACCCGCAGTGGGTCTACGTTGGCAACGCGACCACCATCGCGCGTTTCCCGTATCACGCGGGCGACCTCCACGCGACCAGCGGCCCGCAGACCATCATCCCTGACATCCCGGGCTACGCGCAGCTTCGCGGCGGCGGCCACTGGACGCGCGACGTCGTCTTCACCGCGGACGGCAGGCACATGCTCGTGTCTGTAGGTTCGGGCTCAAATGTCGATGACGCCGATACACACCCCCGCGAGTTCCACCGCGCCGATGTGCTCGAATACACGCCCGATGGAAAGTTCGAAGAGGTCTACGCGCACGGCATCCGCAACTGCGTCGGCGAAGCGATCAACCCCGAGACCCACCAGCTCTGGTGCTCCGTCAACGAGCGCGACAACCTCGGCAATCATCTCGTTCCCGACTACGTGACCAGCGTGCCCGAAGGCAGCTTCTTCGGCTGGCCCTGGTACTACATGGGCGGCCACCGCGATCCACGCCTCGAGGACCCCTGCGCCAACGGCACCGGCCCAAACCCGCAGTTGAAACAGCCGCTCGATCCCTCACAAGCCGCCAGCTGCAAACGCGAAGACATCCACGCCCAGGTCCGCACGCCTGACGTCCTCGTGCAGCCGCACATGGCCTCACTCGAAATGAACTTCTACCCCGATCACGGCGGCTCGTTCCCCACGGCCTTCGACGGCGGTGCCTTCGCCGCCGAGCACGGCTCCTGGAACCGCAAGAACCGCGCCGGCTACAACGTCATCTTCATCCCCATGCACAACGGCCACGCCACCGGCGAATACGACGACTTCCTCGACGGCTTCGTCACCAAAGACGGCCAGGTCTGGGGCCGCCCCGTCGGCGTCGCCGTTGCACCTGATGGCTCGCTGTTCGTCACCGACGACGGCTCACGCAGCGTCTGGCACGTAACTTACACCGGTAAATAG
- the rsmI gene encoding 16S rRNA (cytidine(1402)-2'-O)-methyltransferase, translating to MNLQPHMTRDESNQPLAPGLYLVATPIGNLEDITLRALRVLRSADRIACEDTRQTAKLLNHFGISAPTVSFHLHNEAGRADELLDQLKTGARIALVSDAGTPAIADPGADLVARAIAAGITIYPIPGANAALAALIAGGLSTERFTFHGFLPSKSGQRRTVLESLRTQIKSIPTQSYSSVTDQAPQGFSLGSHSAVGEMRGFSPGAPPTTHIFYETPHRILEALEDIAATLGPAHRIVLARELTKLHEEFLRGPVSEVLATLQQRPAIRGEIVLLLDGTLTTNATEPTQKSLADEVTTLIRSGLSEKDALKQVAKSRSLGKSEAYREYQRTKR from the coding sequence TTGAATCTTCAACCGCACATGACCCGCGACGAATCCAACCAACCCCTCGCCCCCGGCCTCTACCTCGTCGCCACTCCCATCGGCAACCTCGAAGACATCACCCTCCGCGCGCTCCGCGTCCTTCGCTCCGCCGACCGCATCGCCTGCGAAGACACCCGCCAGACCGCGAAGCTCCTCAACCACTTCGGCATCTCCGCCCCCACCGTCAGCTTCCACCTGCACAACGAAGCCGGCCGCGCCGACGAACTCCTCGACCAACTCAAAACCGGCGCCCGCATCGCCCTCGTCTCCGACGCCGGCACACCCGCCATCGCCGACCCCGGCGCCGATCTCGTCGCCCGCGCCATCGCTGCTGGCATCACCATCTACCCCATCCCCGGAGCGAACGCCGCCCTCGCCGCGCTCATCGCCGGCGGCCTCTCCACCGAGCGCTTCACCTTCCACGGCTTCCTTCCCTCAAAATCCGGCCAGCGCCGAACCGTCCTCGAAAGCCTCCGCACGCAGATCAAATCCATCCCCACACAGTCATATAGTTCTGTCACAGATCAGGCACCCCAAGGCTTTAGCCTTGGGTCTCATAGCGCCGTAGGAGAGATGAGGGGCTTTAGCCCCGGCGCCCCACCGACCACACACATCTTCTACGAAACGCCGCACCGCATCCTGGAAGCCCTCGAAGACATCGCCGCCACTCTCGGCCCCGCGCACCGAATCGTCCTCGCGCGCGAGCTAACCAAGCTCCACGAAGAATTTCTCCGCGGCCCTGTCTCCGAAGTGCTCGCCACGCTTCAACAGCGCCCCGCCATCCGCGGCGAAATCGTCCTTCTCCTCGATGGCACCCTCACCACCAACGCCACCGAGCCCACACAGAAATCCCTCGCCGACGAGGTCACCACCCTCATCCGCTCCGGCCTCTCTGAAAAGGACGCCCTCAAGCAAGTCGCCAAATCCCGGAGCCTCGGCAAGAGCGAAGCCTACCGCGAGTACCAGCGCACCAAACGCTAA
- a CDS encoding CBS domain-containing protein has translation MLRSSIPFGRFFGVEVRVHISFLLLLALSVGYSTLLLNNLGRGLALWLALCFAVLVRETARAIAALYTGLHLRGLLLLPVGGVMAFAPREHGIRKPSMRLVTAAAPIANFAVGLLLMGFSYGLEPRVSLFAQPWFSFHHILRSTVWIQFVVGAVNLLPAAAMPTRRIIRARPSAPAPMLRTLNPGFGLNIALAVILMIAGFVLSNVWFIFFGGLMLLWSQFRMSAPLDPVETNAILVSDVMLTEYTLLSASDTLRGALAQSAHSLHDVFPVIRGDRLVGSISRDTLLSRLQLEGDGYLQAAMNRTLSFAEPSEKLVEALRHAPSFGPTGILAVIEDGAMLGILTPQNLSRSVQFTRLTRPAQPDRTEQ, from the coding sequence ATGCTCCGCTCCTCAATCCCCTTCGGCAGATTCTTCGGCGTCGAGGTGCGTGTGCACATCTCGTTCCTCCTTCTGCTCGCGCTCTCCGTCGGTTACTCCACGCTCCTGCTCAATAATCTCGGCCGCGGACTCGCACTCTGGCTCGCTCTCTGCTTCGCCGTTCTCGTTCGCGAAACCGCACGCGCCATCGCTGCACTCTACACCGGCCTCCACCTCCGCGGGCTCTTGCTGCTCCCTGTCGGCGGCGTCATGGCCTTCGCTCCGCGCGAGCACGGCATTCGCAAGCCCAGCATGCGCCTCGTCACCGCCGCCGCGCCCATCGCCAACTTCGCCGTCGGCCTTCTGCTCATGGGCTTCTCCTACGGCCTCGAGCCCAGGGTCTCGCTCTTCGCGCAGCCATGGTTCAGCTTCCATCACATCCTGCGCAGCACCGTCTGGATTCAATTCGTCGTTGGCGCCGTCAATCTTCTTCCCGCCGCCGCCATGCCCACGCGACGCATCATCCGCGCCCGCCCATCCGCTCCTGCGCCCATGCTCCGCACGCTCAACCCCGGCTTCGGACTCAACATCGCTCTCGCCGTCATCCTCATGATCGCCGGCTTCGTCCTCTCCAACGTCTGGTTCATCTTCTTCGGCGGCCTCATGCTCCTCTGGAGCCAGTTCCGCATGTCCGCTCCACTCGATCCCGTCGAGACCAACGCCATCCTCGTCTCCGACGTCATGCTCACCGAGTACACCCTCCTCTCCGCCTCCGACACCCTCCGCGGCGCACTCGCGCAATCCGCTCACAGCCTCCACGACGTCTTCCCCGTCATCCGCGGCGACCGCCTCGTCGGCTCCATCTCCCGCGACACCCTCCTCTCCCGCCTCCAGCTCGAAGGCGACGGCTATCTCCAGGCCGCCATGAACCGCACGCTCTCCTTCGCCGAACCCTCCGAAAAACTCGTCGAAGCCCTCCGCCACGCACCCTCCTTCGGTCCCACCGGCATTCTTGCCGTCATCGAAGACGGCGCGATGCTCGGCATCCTCACCCCGCAAAACCTCTCCCGCAGCGTCCAGTTCACCCGCCTCACCCGCCCCGCCCAGCCCGACCGCACCGAACAGTAA
- a CDS encoding M23 family metallopeptidase, which yields MRKRHIVYVTQGEDGTTDRVSIPMRYVYVFIAAAVAGMFTFAGMAGSYTRMLVKAESVNTLRDQLAVSRQDYAHLEKSNREKDVQVASLGSLAGEISAIYGLTAGKLNLGHLRHPKVKQTAAQEAANAPLTSDVGYHESLDTYLALEKTADTGLSIGTMHVDPSLGERAALSGFAGMEVSGMNMPDMWPILGPITSGFGEREDPIIGGGEGEFHKGVDIGSPDGTPVHAPADGRVVKAGPGTGYGREIEIDHGNGITTVYGHLSGYNVTVGELVVKGQVIGYVGHSGRTTGSHLHYEVQVRGTAVNPHKYLRTTMAQLGGTGTIG from the coding sequence TTGCGCAAACGCCACATTGTCTACGTTACCCAGGGAGAGGACGGCACGACTGATCGTGTCTCCATTCCTATGCGATATGTCTATGTTTTCATCGCCGCGGCGGTGGCGGGCATGTTTACGTTCGCCGGGATGGCGGGCTCGTACACCCGGATGCTGGTCAAGGCGGAGTCGGTGAACACGCTGCGCGACCAGTTGGCGGTAAGCCGGCAGGACTATGCGCATTTAGAGAAGTCCAATCGCGAGAAGGACGTACAGGTGGCCAGCCTGGGATCGCTGGCCGGCGAGATTTCAGCGATCTACGGCCTGACGGCGGGCAAGTTGAACCTGGGGCACCTGCGTCACCCGAAGGTGAAGCAGACAGCGGCGCAGGAGGCGGCCAATGCGCCACTGACGAGCGACGTGGGCTATCACGAGTCGCTGGACACTTACCTGGCGCTTGAGAAGACGGCGGATACGGGGCTCTCGATAGGCACGATGCACGTTGATCCGTCACTGGGTGAGCGGGCGGCGCTGAGCGGATTTGCAGGGATGGAAGTGTCCGGAATGAATATGCCGGATATGTGGCCGATCCTGGGACCGATTACGAGCGGCTTCGGCGAGCGCGAGGACCCGATCATCGGCGGCGGGGAGGGCGAGTTCCACAAGGGCGTGGATATCGGCTCGCCGGATGGAACGCCGGTGCATGCGCCTGCGGATGGGCGTGTGGTGAAGGCTGGGCCGGGCACGGGCTATGGCCGCGAGATTGAGATCGACCATGGCAACGGGATCACCACGGTGTACGGCCATCTGTCCGGATATAACGTGACGGTGGGCGAGCTGGTGGTCAAGGGCCAGGTGATTGGCTATGTTGGCCACTCGGGACGGACAACCGGATCGCATCTGCACTATGAGGTCCAGGTGCGCGGGACGGCGGTGAATCCGCACAAGTACCTGCGGACGACGATGGCGCAGCTTGGTGGAACGGGAACGATCGGCTAA
- a CDS encoding NfeD family protein — protein MITFDWEAIYLTCFGVGLVLSLLAFLSGFGHLHFGHVRMDVGHHPVGGAHHGAALKAGAHHAAQMSPLNGFTVVAFLCWFGGTGYLLHHGSVFSNALVLLFSAVSGFAGASVVFWFLSRVLLAREKPLEPADTDIVGMIGKLSGGIRKGGVGEMLYSQNGARWSAVVRSEDGSEIERGAEVIVMRRAKGVAYVRRWEEFEHGLLGNEPARNAEEQQ, from the coding sequence ATGATCACCTTCGATTGGGAAGCGATTTATCTGACGTGTTTCGGTGTGGGGCTGGTGCTGAGCCTGCTTGCGTTTCTGAGCGGGTTTGGGCATCTGCACTTCGGACACGTTCGAATGGATGTGGGACATCATCCTGTGGGCGGAGCGCATCACGGTGCGGCGCTAAAGGCCGGAGCGCATCACGCGGCGCAGATGTCGCCGCTGAACGGGTTCACGGTGGTGGCGTTTCTGTGCTGGTTTGGAGGCACGGGATATCTGCTGCATCACGGCAGTGTGTTTTCAAATGCGCTGGTGCTGCTGTTCTCCGCGGTGAGCGGATTTGCGGGCGCGTCGGTGGTGTTCTGGTTTTTGAGCCGCGTGCTGCTGGCGAGAGAGAAGCCGCTGGAGCCGGCGGACACGGACATTGTCGGGATGATTGGCAAGCTGAGTGGCGGCATTCGTAAAGGCGGCGTGGGCGAGATGCTGTATTCGCAGAACGGCGCGCGCTGGTCGGCGGTGGTGCGGTCGGAGGATGGATCTGAGATTGAGCGCGGCGCGGAGGTGATTGTGATGCGGCGCGCGAAGGGCGTGGCGTACGTGCGGCGCTGGGAAGAGTTTGAACATGGCCTGCTCGGCAACGAGCCGGCGCGTAATGCAGAGGAGCAGCAGTAA
- the rsmD gene encoding 16S rRNA (guanine(966)-N(2))-methyltransferase RsmD, which produces MRVIAGEFRSRQLQAPRGMATRPTSDKLRETLFNVLGPRLAGAKFVDLYAGSGAVGIEAISRGAEFCWFAEKAAPAVTAIRANLRALKIAGGYAIEDRGAARLLSELVKGGRVVDLVFLDPPYEAAEEYARTMGFLGEHAAEVLAEGAVVIAEHARKVALAERFGRLERYRVLEQGDAALSFYKRVS; this is translated from the coding sequence ATGCGGGTGATTGCGGGGGAGTTCAGGTCGAGGCAGTTGCAGGCTCCGCGGGGGATGGCGACGAGGCCGACGAGCGATAAGCTGCGCGAGACGCTGTTCAATGTGCTGGGGCCGCGTCTTGCGGGCGCGAAGTTTGTCGACCTTTATGCGGGATCGGGTGCGGTAGGGATTGAGGCGATCAGCAGGGGTGCGGAGTTCTGTTGGTTTGCGGAGAAGGCCGCGCCGGCGGTGACGGCGATTCGGGCGAACCTGCGCGCGCTGAAGATTGCGGGAGGTTATGCGATCGAGGATCGCGGCGCGGCGCGGCTGCTGTCAGAGCTGGTTAAGGGCGGACGCGTTGTGGATCTGGTGTTTCTGGATCCGCCGTATGAGGCTGCGGAGGAGTATGCGCGGACGATGGGGTTTCTCGGTGAGCATGCGGCGGAGGTGCTCGCGGAGGGTGCGGTGGTGATTGCGGAGCATGCGCGGAAGGTGGCGCTCGCGGAGAGGTTTGGGAGGTTGGAGAGGTATAGGGTGCTGGAACAGGGCGATGCGGCGCTGAGTTTCTACAAGCGAGTCAGCTAG
- a CDS encoding DUF3617 family protein produces MTISELVFLSALLLPSAIQTQNGKAPVTPPPASGIVAAPPIKMGLWEATITNSLISKTLKTRSCVTPQSYQDAMTRVPPGCTIANKMQTPTSISGDLSCTLQHGGTTTGHIDVEMPDPTTMTSTVQLNVTAGGQTTPMKLTTESHFVAADCGDLGPGQSKMVQ; encoded by the coding sequence GTGACCATCTCCGAGCTTGTTTTCCTTTCAGCACTTCTGCTGCCTTCAGCGATACAGACGCAGAATGGGAAAGCGCCGGTTACACCTCCGCCGGCTTCAGGGATTGTGGCCGCGCCGCCGATCAAGATGGGATTGTGGGAGGCGACGATTACGAATTCCCTGATCTCGAAGACGCTGAAGACGCGGTCGTGCGTAACGCCGCAGAGCTATCAGGATGCGATGACGCGCGTTCCGCCGGGCTGCACGATTGCAAACAAGATGCAGACGCCGACGAGCATCTCTGGAGACCTGAGCTGCACGCTGCAGCATGGCGGGACAACGACGGGGCATATTGACGTGGAGATGCCCGACCCAACCACGATGACGAGCACGGTTCAACTGAATGTAACGGCGGGTGGCCAGACGACGCCGATGAAGCTGACGACGGAGTCACACTTTGTCGCTGCAGACTGTGGTGATCTCGGTCCAGGGCAGAGCAAGATGGTTCAGTAG
- a CDS encoding SPFH domain-containing protein: MMSNNTIVVIGLIVLATLVLMGMLARMFRKAGPNEALIVYGIRGHRVVKGHGTVILPVVELARTLSLELMSFDVAPQQDLYTKQGVAVTVEAVAQIKVRSDAESIMTAAEQFLNKTPAEREGLIRLVMEGHLRGIIGQLTVEQIVKEPEMVGERMRATCAEDMSKMGLEVVSFTIKEVRDKNEYITNMGRPDIARIKRDAEIAAVEAERDTAIRRAIALREAAVAKATADQERVLAETMSLAKQAEAQRDLDVQKAQFTETAKRQQATADKSYELQTNVMQQKVIAEQVKVQQVEKEAQVKVQEAEIQRNEKELIATVLKKSEIERQRIENMANAEKARLVAEAEGRAQAIRSQGEAEASIIYQKGEAEAKAMNVKAEAYQEWSQAAVVDKLITNLADVVRAMSEPLANVDKITIVSTGDGKTTGASKLTGEMTEIAAQVPALFEALSGMNLKELMSNVKSMAARPNGASPNGTSNGSGPSSSPAMLEGTTDGNTN; this comes from the coding sequence ATGATGTCGAACAACACTATCGTCGTGATCGGTCTTATCGTTTTGGCCACGCTGGTCCTGATGGGGATGCTGGCGCGGATGTTTCGCAAGGCGGGGCCGAATGAGGCTCTGATTGTTTACGGCATACGCGGGCACCGCGTCGTCAAGGGCCACGGCACGGTGATTCTGCCAGTGGTGGAACTCGCGCGCACGTTGTCATTGGAACTGATGAGCTTTGATGTGGCGCCGCAGCAGGACCTGTACACGAAGCAGGGCGTTGCGGTGACGGTTGAAGCAGTGGCGCAGATCAAGGTGCGCTCGGACGCCGAGAGCATCATGACCGCGGCTGAGCAGTTTCTGAACAAGACGCCGGCGGAGCGCGAGGGCTTGATTCGGCTGGTGATGGAAGGCCATCTGCGCGGCATCATCGGGCAGCTGACGGTAGAGCAGATTGTGAAAGAGCCGGAGATGGTGGGCGAGCGCATGCGCGCGACCTGCGCGGAAGACATGAGCAAGATGGGCCTGGAGGTCGTGAGCTTCACGATCAAGGAGGTCCGCGACAAGAACGAGTACATCACCAACATGGGCCGGCCGGACATCGCGCGCATCAAGCGCGATGCGGAGATTGCGGCGGTGGAAGCGGAGCGCGATACGGCGATCCGGCGGGCCATTGCATTGCGTGAGGCCGCGGTGGCGAAGGCGACGGCGGACCAGGAGCGCGTGCTGGCAGAGACGATGTCGCTGGCGAAGCAGGCCGAGGCGCAGCGCGATCTTGATGTGCAGAAGGCGCAGTTCACCGAGACGGCGAAGCGTCAACAGGCGACGGCGGACAAATCGTATGAGCTGCAGACGAATGTGATGCAGCAGAAGGTCATCGCCGAACAGGTGAAGGTGCAGCAGGTTGAGAAAGAGGCGCAGGTGAAGGTGCAGGAGGCCGAGATCCAGCGCAATGAGAAGGAGCTGATCGCCACCGTGCTGAAGAAGTCGGAGATCGAGAGGCAGCGCATCGAGAACATGGCGAACGCCGAGAAGGCGCGGCTGGTGGCCGAGGCTGAAGGCCGGGCGCAGGCGATCCGGTCGCAGGGCGAGGCGGAGGCTTCGATCATTTATCAGAAGGGCGAGGCCGAGGCGAAGGCGATGAACGTGAAGGCGGAGGCGTACCAGGAGTGGTCGCAGGCCGCGGTCGTCGACAAGCTGATCACGAACCTTGCGGATGTTGTGCGCGCGATGAGCGAGCCGCTGGCGAACGTCGACAAGATCACCATTGTGTCTACGGGTGATGGGAAGACGACGGGCGCATCAAAGCTGACCGGCGAGATGACGGAGATTGCCGCGCAGGTGCCGGCGTTGTTTGAGGCGCTGAGCGGCATGAACCTGAAGGAGCTGATGTCGAACGTGAAGAGTATGGCGGCGCGGCCCAATGGGGCTTCGCCAAATGGGACGTCGAATGGATCCGGACCGAGTTCGAGTCCGGCGATGCTCGAGGGGACCACGGACGGAAATACGAACTGA
- a CDS encoding PspA/IM30 family protein, producing the protein MGLMERVATLLRANVNDLIDRAEDPEKMLKQLLIDMENQLLQVKTQVAIAIADQHLLEKKAVEQKGNADGWRKKAELAVEKNEDDLARLALERALSHDGMAEAFARQVNEQSAEADALRTTYNKLQQKLKETQAQCELLVAEHRRAKMVGKATAAQEKVAGVTVGSVARGSAITRMKARIGAEEAENYAAKQLGNGAISGDSLEDKFERLEKDEQVERLLSELKQKQGRMLEAG; encoded by the coding sequence ATGGGACTTATGGAGCGAGTTGCGACGCTGCTGCGCGCGAACGTGAATGACCTGATTGATCGCGCTGAGGATCCGGAGAAGATGCTGAAGCAGCTGCTGATCGACATGGAGAACCAGCTGCTCCAGGTGAAGACGCAGGTGGCGATTGCGATTGCGGATCAGCACCTGCTGGAGAAGAAGGCTGTGGAGCAGAAGGGGAACGCCGACGGATGGCGCAAGAAGGCGGAGCTTGCGGTGGAGAAGAATGAGGATGATCTGGCGCGGCTGGCGCTGGAGCGTGCGCTGAGCCACGACGGCATGGCCGAGGCGTTCGCGCGGCAGGTAAACGAGCAGTCGGCCGAAGCTGACGCTCTGCGCACGACGTACAACAAGCTGCAGCAGAAGCTGAAGGAGACGCAGGCGCAGTGCGAGCTGCTGGTTGCGGAACATCGTCGGGCGAAGATGGTTGGCAAGGCGACGGCGGCGCAGGAGAAGGTCGCTGGTGTGACCGTTGGATCCGTGGCGCGCGGAAGTGCGATCACGAGGATGAAGGCGCGAATCGGCGCGGAGGAAGCGGAGAACTATGCGGCGAAGCAGCTGGGCAACGGCGCGATCTCAGGCGATTCGCTGGAAGATAAGTTCGAGCGGCTGGAGAAGGATGAGCAAGTCGAGCGGCTGCTTAGCGAGCTGAAGCAGAAGCAGGGAAGGATGCTGGAGGCGGGCTAG
- a CDS encoding transcriptional regulator, which yields MQISVVALMKLCDKIRYLREVEGQLRGLGRAMTQGEMVRAIREEMNEPLSQSYLSQIESGARPHLTNTTRLLLAKFFKVHPGYLVEDPEGYQDELVSDLRQQVTLDEKLDLWLIGGAERFRRDPELSRALLAIARHDDSRRCLLLLESILETPSLSERLLEVLRPEEGSTARARKTPLLVTAEPAREKSAESGNGSGKSSGNGLKGNGVKSSQGKRGGSKR from the coding sequence ATGCAAATTTCGGTTGTGGCTCTTATGAAGCTTTGCGACAAAATCCGGTACCTGCGTGAGGTTGAGGGGCAGCTTCGCGGCTTGGGGCGCGCGATGACGCAGGGCGAGATGGTGCGGGCGATTCGCGAAGAGATGAATGAGCCTCTCAGCCAGAGCTACCTGTCGCAGATTGAGAGCGGGGCGCGGCCGCACCTGACGAACACGACGCGGCTGCTGCTGGCCAAGTTTTTCAAGGTGCATCCGGGCTACCTGGTCGAAGACCCGGAAGGGTACCAGGACGAACTGGTGAGCGATCTGCGCCAGCAGGTGACGCTGGACGAGAAGCTGGATCTTTGGCTGATCGGCGGAGCGGAGCGGTTCCGGCGCGATCCGGAGTTGAGCCGCGCGCTGCTGGCGATTGCGCGGCATGACGACTCGCGGAGATGTCTGCTGCTGCTCGAGAGTATTTTGGAGACGCCGTCGTTGAGCGAGCGTCTGCTGGAGGTGCTGCGGCCGGAAGAGGGTTCGACGGCCCGGGCTCGCAAGACACCTCTGCTGGTTACGGCGGAGCCGGCGCGAGAGAAGAGCGCTGAGAGCGGCAATGGTTCTGGCAAGAGTTCCGGCAATGGTTTGAAGGGGAATGGAGTGAAGAGTTCGCAGGGGAAACGTGGAGGGTCGAAGCGATGA